One genomic region from Ornithinicoccus hortensis encodes:
- a CDS encoding FAD-binding oxidoreductase, whose translation MGTGGGSGMVTPQMPGPRTSEHEAAVRALTQDYARLPADQPVRLAKATSNLFRPRTEATHRLDVSAFTGVISLDPPDHTGTATARVAGMTTYEQLVDELLPHGYMPLVVPQLKTITLGGAVTGLGIESTSFRNGLPHESVRELQILTGSGEVVTATPAGPHADLFRAFPNSYGSLGYAVGLVIELEPVRPYVELRHVRFTHLAEVTAAIGEVMATRQWDGQAVDFLDGVVFSGTESYLTLGRWADRVEGQPGPNDYTGQQIYYRSIQHRRRDVLTVADYLWRWDTDWFWCSRAFGAQRPRVRRLWPKKYLRSDVYWKIVAFEQQHGVMAAIDRRRGRPAQERVIQDVEIPLARTTEFLEWFLAEVPIEPVWLCPVQLREPGGGGADGGSPWPLYPMRPGEPYVNVGFWSAVPILPGREHGDVNRAIEAKVTELDGHKGLYSEAFYDEETFDALYGGAAYRPVKQRYDPDGRFPTLYDKAVGAH comes from the coding sequence ATGGGGACCGGAGGTGGTTCCGGGATGGTGACCCCGCAGATGCCGGGCCCCCGCACGAGCGAGCACGAGGCCGCCGTCAGGGCCCTGACCCAGGACTACGCCCGGCTGCCGGCGGACCAGCCGGTGCGCCTGGCCAAGGCCACGTCCAACCTGTTCCGGCCGCGCACCGAGGCTACCCACCGGCTGGACGTCTCGGCCTTCACCGGCGTCATCTCCCTCGACCCGCCCGACCACACCGGCACGGCCACGGCACGCGTCGCCGGCATGACGACATACGAACAGCTCGTCGACGAGCTCCTCCCCCACGGCTACATGCCGCTCGTCGTCCCGCAGCTCAAGACCATCACGCTCGGTGGCGCGGTCACCGGCCTGGGTATCGAGTCCACCTCCTTCCGCAACGGCCTGCCGCACGAGTCGGTGCGTGAGCTGCAGATCCTCACCGGCAGCGGCGAGGTGGTCACCGCCACGCCGGCCGGGCCGCACGCCGACCTGTTCCGGGCCTTCCCCAACTCCTACGGCTCCCTCGGGTATGCCGTGGGGCTGGTCATCGAGCTCGAGCCGGTCCGGCCGTATGTCGAGCTGCGGCACGTGCGGTTCACCCACCTGGCCGAGGTGACCGCCGCGATCGGGGAGGTGATGGCGACCCGGCAGTGGGACGGGCAGGCCGTGGACTTCCTGGACGGCGTGGTCTTCTCGGGCACCGAGTCCTACCTGACGCTCGGCCGGTGGGCCGACCGGGTCGAGGGGCAACCCGGGCCGAACGACTACACCGGGCAGCAGATCTACTACCGCTCGATCCAGCACCGGCGGCGGGACGTGCTCACCGTAGCCGACTACCTGTGGCGGTGGGACACCGACTGGTTCTGGTGCTCGCGCGCGTTCGGCGCGCAGCGGCCGCGGGTCCGGCGGCTGTGGCCCAAGAAGTACCTGCGCAGCGACGTCTACTGGAAGATCGTGGCCTTCGAGCAGCAGCACGGGGTGATGGCCGCGATCGACCGGCGCCGGGGCCGCCCGGCGCAGGAGCGGGTGATCCAGGACGTGGAGATCCCGCTGGCCCGCACCACGGAGTTCCTGGAGTGGTTCCTGGCGGAGGTGCCGATCGAGCCGGTCTGGCTGTGCCCGGTGCAACTCCGCGAGCCGGGCGGGGGCGGCGCGGACGGCGGCTCGCCCTGGCCGCTGTACCCGATGCGTCCCGGGGAGCCCTACGTCAACGTGGGCTTCTGGTCGGCCGTGCCGATCCTGCCGGGCCGCGAGCACGGCGACGTGAACCGGGCGATCGAGGCCAAGGTCACCGAGCTGGACGGCCACAAGGGGCTCTACTCCGAGGCGTTCTACGACGAGGAGACCTTCGACGCGCTCTACGGCGGCGCGGCCTACCGGCCGGTCAAGCAGCGCTACGACCCCGACGGTCGCTTCCCCACCCTCTACGACAAGGCCGTCGGCGCGCACTGA
- a CDS encoding IclR family transcriptional regulator, with translation MNSTPPPVLQSVKRALDVLVAFEAAEPVQTPAQVASRLGLNRTTAWRYLVTLAASGLVRELPGGRFALGGRTVALAESYTHQWGRFGSAGGVALVRLRDATGETAALHIREGWTRVPIRQVESQHELHRTYRDLGEPVSLLVGSPSLAILANLSEQEQASYLDSHADLAPEGRDEVLRRLAGVRAQGYATTEGARAPNVSSVAAPVRDRHGRVLGAINVTGPEQRFTADSVPRFIAEVTGTAGWIEEQLRDTDGAGAATPRRRTASSGSVSPGGRPRRAAPAPRPR, from the coding sequence GTGAACAGCACTCCACCACCGGTCCTGCAATCGGTCAAGCGCGCCCTCGATGTCCTGGTCGCCTTCGAGGCCGCCGAACCCGTGCAGACCCCCGCCCAGGTTGCGAGCCGACTCGGCCTGAACCGCACCACGGCCTGGCGCTACCTGGTGACGCTGGCTGCCTCGGGGCTGGTCCGGGAACTGCCCGGGGGGCGCTTCGCGCTCGGGGGTCGCACGGTCGCGCTGGCCGAGTCCTACACCCACCAGTGGGGCAGGTTCGGCTCGGCCGGTGGCGTGGCCCTGGTCCGGTTGCGGGACGCCACGGGCGAGACGGCGGCGCTGCACATCCGGGAGGGCTGGACGCGCGTCCCGATCCGCCAGGTCGAGTCCCAACACGAGTTGCACCGGACCTACCGCGACCTGGGCGAGCCGGTCTCACTGCTGGTCGGGTCACCCTCGCTGGCCATCCTGGCGAACCTGAGCGAGCAGGAGCAGGCCTCCTACCTGGACTCCCACGCCGACCTTGCGCCGGAGGGGCGCGACGAGGTGCTCCGGAGGCTGGCCGGGGTGCGCGCCCAGGGGTATGCCACGACCGAGGGCGCCCGCGCGCCGAACGTCTCCTCCGTGGCCGCCCCCGTCCGGGACCGCCACGGCCGGGTGCTGGGCGCGATCAACGTGACGGGACCGGAGCAGCGGTTCACCGCCGACTCGGTGCCCCGGTTTATCGCCGAGGTCACCGGGACCGCCGGGTGGATCGAGGAGCAGCTGCGCGACACGGACGGCGCGGGGGCGGCGACGCCCCGACGCCGGACGGCCAGCTCCGGGAGCGTCAGCCCCGGTGGCCGACCACGTCGGGCAGCGCCCGCACCACGGCCGCGGTGA
- a CDS encoding class I SAM-dependent methyltransferase, whose product MAMTVGEAFDRFLGTVPGLRVEAYDGSSGGDRSPDARVLRLKSPRALNYLLSAPGEVGLTRAYLTDQLSIDGMDEGYPYPELKLLLGSRSATRPTLREVPDLLALARSAGLHLPELPAEETPSPFRRLTHGLRHGRARDAEAIHHHYDVSNAFYELLLGPSMTYTCAVYPTEDATLEQAQSYKYDLVCRKLGLEQGMRLLDVGCGWGGMVRHAVRHYGVTALGVTLSKEQADWGSARVAAEGLADRAEIRHSDYRDVTERGFDAISSIGLTEHIGVGNYPAYFAFLREHLRDGGRLLNHCITRPTNRKPGVSKGFINRFVFPDGELAGSATIVQVMEDEGLEVRHHENLREHYARTTGAWCENLSAHWDASVAEAGLGTARLWGLYLAGSRLNFERNHIQLHQVLASRTSAEGASGFPLRPAWEEQAQPRE is encoded by the coding sequence ATGGCCATGACGGTCGGTGAGGCCTTCGACCGCTTCCTGGGCACCGTCCCCGGGCTGCGGGTCGAGGCATACGACGGATCGAGCGGCGGCGACCGCTCCCCCGACGCGCGGGTGCTCCGGCTGAAGAGCCCGCGGGCGCTGAACTACCTGCTCTCGGCTCCCGGCGAGGTCGGGCTCACCCGGGCATACCTGACCGACCAACTCAGCATCGACGGGATGGATGAGGGCTACCCCTACCCCGAGCTCAAGCTCCTGTTGGGCAGCCGGTCGGCGACCCGGCCGACCCTCCGGGAGGTTCCGGACCTGCTCGCCCTGGCCCGCAGCGCCGGGCTGCACCTGCCGGAGCTGCCTGCCGAGGAGACGCCGTCCCCGTTCCGGCGGCTGACCCACGGGCTCCGGCACGGCAGGGCCCGCGACGCCGAGGCCATCCACCACCACTACGACGTCTCCAACGCCTTCTACGAGCTGCTGCTCGGCCCGTCGATGACCTACACCTGCGCGGTCTACCCCACGGAGGACGCCACCCTCGAGCAGGCGCAGTCCTACAAGTACGACCTGGTGTGCCGCAAGCTCGGGCTGGAGCAGGGCATGCGGCTGCTCGACGTCGGCTGCGGCTGGGGTGGCATGGTGCGCCACGCGGTCCGGCACTACGGCGTCACCGCCCTGGGCGTCACCCTGTCCAAGGAGCAGGCCGACTGGGGCAGCGCCCGGGTCGCGGCCGAGGGCCTGGCCGACCGTGCCGAGATCCGACACAGCGACTACCGCGACGTCACCGAGCGCGGCTTCGACGCGATCTCCTCGATCGGCCTCACCGAGCACATCGGGGTGGGCAACTACCCGGCCTACTTCGCCTTCCTGCGCGAGCACCTGCGCGACGGCGGGCGGCTGCTGAACCACTGCATCACCCGCCCCACCAACCGCAAGCCCGGGGTGTCCAAGGGCTTCATCAACCGCTTCGTCTTCCCCGACGGGGAGCTGGCCGGCTCCGCCACCATCGTCCAGGTGATGGAGGACGAGGGCCTGGAGGTGCGCCACCACGAGAACCTGCGCGAGCACTACGCCCGCACCACCGGCGCCTGGTGCGAGAACCTCTCGGCCCACTGGGACGCCTCCGTCGCCGAGGCCGGCCTGGGCACCGCCCGCCTCTGGGGCCTCTACCTGGCCGGCTCCCGGCTCAACTTCGAGCGCAACCACATCCAGCTGCACCAGGTCCTCGCCTCCCGCACCAGCGCCGAGGGCGCCTCCGGCTTCCCCCTCCGCCCCGCCTGGGAGGAGCAGGCCCAGCCCCGCGAGTAG
- a CDS encoding IclR family transcriptional regulator, translating to MTEPPRPRVQSIDRAVSILRCFDATHPELGITELAGRTGLSTSTVHRLLGSMADNELVRQTTDRRYALGPLVVRLAHGGALASTWRTAALPLAKQLRDEVNETVGIHEHLPGGRRAVVDQVESRQELRRTYTEFGIPIPIAHGAPGKAMLAYLPVAEQERVLTEPIAPATDRTITDPDRLRVDLALIRERGWAYSDAERTPGIRSFAAPVLDFGGTILGAIGLSVPALRVTETRKAEFGERIRAVAFAVSRELGASEESLRAAVERATPPAG from the coding sequence ATGACGGAGCCACCACGCCCCCGGGTGCAGTCGATCGATCGGGCGGTGAGCATCCTGCGCTGCTTCGATGCGACCCACCCCGAGCTCGGCATCACCGAGCTGGCCGGACGGACCGGCCTGTCCACCAGCACGGTCCACCGGCTGCTGGGCTCGATGGCCGACAACGAGCTCGTCCGGCAGACCACGGACCGGCGCTACGCCCTCGGGCCGCTCGTGGTGCGTCTCGCGCACGGGGGCGCGCTGGCCAGCACCTGGCGCACCGCGGCCCTCCCGCTGGCCAAGCAGCTGCGGGACGAGGTGAACGAGACGGTCGGGATCCACGAGCACCTCCCCGGAGGGCGGCGCGCCGTCGTCGACCAGGTCGAGAGCCGGCAGGAACTGCGACGGACCTACACCGAGTTCGGCATCCCGATCCCGATCGCGCACGGCGCCCCCGGGAAGGCGATGTTGGCCTACCTTCCCGTCGCGGAGCAGGAGCGGGTGCTGACCGAGCCGATCGCCCCGGCGACCGACCGGACCATCACCGACCCCGACCGGCTCCGCGTCGACCTGGCCCTCATCCGGGAGCGGGGGTGGGCCTACTCCGACGCCGAACGCACCCCGGGCATCCGCTCCTTCGCCGCCCCGGTCCTGGACTTCGGCGGCACCATCCTGGGCGCGATCGGCCTGTCCGTCCCCGCGCTCCGGGTGACCGAGACGCGCAAGGCCGAGTTCGGCGAGCGCATCCGGGCCGTCGCCTTCGCGGTCTCGCGCGAGCTGGGCGCCTCGGAGGAGTCGCTCCGCGCCGCGGTCGAGCGCGCCACTCCCCCCGCCGGCTGA
- a CDS encoding LysR family transcriptional regulator, with the protein MLDVHRLRVLRSVVSTGSVQGAAALLGYTPSAVSQHLATLSRETGLTLVERAGRGIEPTAAGRSLASASDDVLGALAGVQDVVDNLRAGRSGTLVLRYFASVGAAWMPRVVAALDGEFPDLRLVLQHAELAPTPHAAAPDLELSVARLHPAPPVGYRSHDLLEDPYLVVVPAGHRFARRERVEMAELEDEPWVDNDIPGAPCRSLAIDAAAACGFHPRFTVDTHDFATALAFVAHDLGITVMPELACRVLPAGVVPVPLVDPTPVRTIRVLVRDGVAATPPARRTVELLRELAGR; encoded by the coding sequence ATGCTCGACGTCCACCGGCTCCGGGTGCTGCGTTCCGTCGTCTCGACCGGCTCGGTCCAGGGGGCGGCCGCACTGCTGGGCTACACCCCGTCCGCCGTCAGCCAGCACCTGGCGACGCTGTCCCGCGAGACGGGGCTGACCCTCGTGGAACGGGCCGGGCGGGGGATCGAGCCGACCGCCGCCGGGCGCAGTCTCGCCTCGGCCAGCGACGACGTGCTCGGTGCGCTCGCCGGGGTGCAGGACGTGGTGGACAACCTGCGGGCGGGACGCAGCGGCACCCTGGTGCTGCGCTACTTCGCCTCGGTCGGCGCCGCCTGGATGCCCCGGGTCGTGGCCGCCCTGGACGGGGAGTTCCCCGACCTGCGGCTGGTGCTGCAGCACGCCGAGCTGGCCCCGACGCCCCACGCGGCGGCGCCGGACCTGGAGCTCTCGGTCGCCCGCCTCCACCCGGCGCCGCCGGTGGGCTACCGGTCCCACGACCTGCTCGAGGACCCCTACCTGGTCGTGGTGCCCGCGGGGCACCGGTTCGCCCGGCGGGAGCGGGTCGAGATGGCCGAGCTGGAGGACGAGCCCTGGGTCGACAACGACATCCCGGGCGCGCCGTGCCGCTCGTTGGCCATCGACGCCGCGGCCGCCTGCGGCTTCCACCCGAGGTTTACGGTCGACACCCACGACTTCGCCACGGCCCTGGCCTTCGTGGCCCACGACCTCGGGATCACCGTGATGCCCGAGCTCGCCTGCCGGGTGCTGCCGGCGGGGGTCGTGCCGGTGCCGCTGGTGGACCCGACCCCGGTCCGGACGATCCGGGTGCTGGTGCGCGACGGCGTGGCCGCGACCCCGCCCGCGCGGCGGACCGTGGAGCTGCTCCGGGAGCTGGCCGGCCGCTGA
- a CDS encoding DMT family transporter, translating into MASTALPQPPPAADTRPGASSGSRAGLLAVLAVLVTMTFWASSFVAIRYVGPHLSPGPLALIRVVVATAVLAPFVLRRGLAVPRGRGWLLVGSYAALWMALYSVVLNAAEHHLDAGTAAMLVNVAPILVTLWVGFVQRAGFTVPLVAGLVVAFSGVGIIALGAEDTQRDLTGVLLGLLAATLYAAGVLLQKGALRTIDPLSATWWGTALGSVALVFYVPSTVVEVAAAPTGAVLAAVYMGVFSTAVAFSLWAYALRRVDAARLSLSSYLVPAIAVLLSWALLAEVPTVHGMVGGSLCLVGVAVSRLRGGRRGPAGRAGQRRISAKAPQPRNSR; encoded by the coding sequence ATGGCCAGCACTGCCCTCCCGCAGCCACCACCTGCCGCCGACACCCGGCCCGGCGCGTCGTCGGGCTCCCGCGCCGGTCTCCTGGCGGTCCTGGCGGTGCTGGTGACGATGACCTTCTGGGCATCTTCCTTCGTCGCCATCCGGTATGTCGGCCCGCACCTCTCCCCCGGACCGCTCGCCCTCATCCGCGTCGTCGTCGCGACCGCGGTGCTGGCCCCGTTCGTGCTCCGTCGCGGTCTGGCGGTGCCGCGGGGCCGGGGGTGGCTGCTGGTCGGCAGCTATGCCGCGCTGTGGATGGCCCTCTACTCGGTGGTGCTCAACGCCGCCGAGCACCACCTGGACGCCGGCACCGCGGCCATGCTGGTCAACGTGGCGCCCATCCTGGTGACGCTCTGGGTCGGCTTCGTGCAGCGCGCCGGCTTCACCGTGCCCCTGGTCGCCGGGCTGGTCGTCGCCTTCTCCGGCGTGGGGATCATCGCGCTGGGCGCGGAGGACACGCAGCGCGACCTGACCGGGGTGCTGCTCGGCCTGCTCGCCGCGACCCTCTACGCCGCCGGCGTGCTCCTGCAGAAGGGCGCGCTGCGCACCATCGACCCCCTGTCCGCGACCTGGTGGGGCACCGCGCTCGGCTCCGTCGCCCTGGTGTTCTACGTCCCCTCGACCGTCGTCGAGGTCGCCGCGGCGCCCACGGGGGCGGTCCTGGCCGCGGTCTACATGGGGGTCTTCTCCACGGCCGTGGCGTTCAGCCTCTGGGCCTACGCGCTGCGCCGGGTCGACGCGGCACGGCTGAGCCTGAGCAGCTACCTGGTCCCGGCGATCGCCGTGCTCCTGTCCTGGGCCCTGCTGGCCGAGGTACCCACCGTCCACGGCATGGTCGGCGGGTCGCTGTGCCTGGTCGGGGTCGCGGTCAGCCGGCTGCGTGGCGGGCGGCGCGGCCCGGCGGGGCGGGCTGGTCAGCGACGGATCAGCGCGAAGGCCCCCCAGCCGAGGAACTCCCGCTGA
- a CDS encoding biotin transporter BioY, with the protein MTAPTAALRDSAVRDSARVAVFAALIVALAIVPGLYLLGGSVPVTLQTLGVALAAAILGPWRGAAAVLVYLALIAIGLPVASGLKGGLGLFAGPTGGFLVGFVPMAIVVGLLARWALRRVHGARLPLALFGAAAVGIPVLYAVGVPWFAQVAGMSVGQAMSTVMWAFIPGDLVKAAVAGAVTAAVVRALPDVVGHRG; encoded by the coding sequence GTGACCGCACCCACCGCCGCGCTGCGTGACAGCGCCGTCCGCGACTCCGCCCGCGTGGCCGTCTTCGCCGCCCTGATCGTCGCCCTGGCGATCGTGCCGGGCCTCTACCTGCTCGGGGGCTCGGTGCCGGTGACGCTGCAGACCCTCGGGGTCGCGCTGGCCGCCGCTATCCTCGGGCCGTGGCGCGGGGCGGCGGCCGTGCTCGTCTACCTCGCGCTGATCGCGATCGGGCTGCCCGTGGCCAGCGGGCTGAAGGGGGGCCTCGGACTCTTCGCCGGGCCCACCGGTGGCTTCCTGGTCGGGTTCGTGCCGATGGCGATCGTGGTCGGCCTGCTCGCCCGCTGGGCGCTGCGACGCGTGCACGGGGCCCGGCTGCCGCTGGCCCTCTTCGGGGCCGCCGCGGTCGGCATCCCGGTGCTGTATGCCGTGGGGGTGCCCTGGTTCGCCCAGGTCGCCGGGATGTCGGTGGGCCAGGCGATGAGCACGGTGATGTGGGCCTTCATCCCCGGGGACCTGGTGAAGGCCGCCGTCGCGGGGGCGGTCACCGCGGCCGTGGTGCGGGCGCTGCCCGACGTGGTCGGCCACCGGGGCTGA
- a CDS encoding mandelate racemase/muconate lactonizing enzyme family protein, whose translation MFRLHALTARVHRAPVRLPLLAEPAGNRRFVSCQIVTDGGITGFGVTGQLLPTAIRAVLVDELFPLLRGQDVRRVEAIHDLVARRLNQRRFTGVIASALAALDVALWDAYGRGVDRPVHALLGGHRTEVPAYVTFGASRYAVDELVEAARQQVAAGTDCLKMVVGGRPGGWREDAERILAVREAIGPDIALAIDANCEFTPLEAYRLARAVDGADLAWFEEPLTDNDPRLLADLRRRIPVPIATGQMEADVHRLRQFVDAGAVDILQANAVYTSGFTEGRRVADLASAHHLPLASAGGWSQVNMHLIGGLRNGATVEIHPGLQDIGDRIFPDAPQPSGGSLRLPDGPGLGMTVDPDYLEDTALSG comes from the coding sequence ATGTTCCGACTGCACGCCCTGACCGCCCGGGTGCACCGGGCACCCGTCCGGCTCCCGCTGCTGGCCGAGCCGGCCGGAAACCGCCGGTTCGTCTCCTGCCAGATCGTCACCGACGGTGGGATCACCGGCTTCGGGGTCACCGGTCAGCTGTTGCCCACCGCGATCCGCGCGGTGCTGGTGGACGAGCTCTTCCCGCTGCTCCGGGGGCAGGACGTGCGCCGGGTCGAGGCGATCCACGACCTCGTCGCCCGGCGGCTCAACCAGCGCCGGTTCACCGGGGTGATCGCCAGCGCGCTCGCCGCCCTGGACGTGGCACTGTGGGACGCGTACGGCAGGGGCGTCGACCGTCCGGTCCACGCGCTGCTGGGTGGGCACCGGACGGAGGTGCCCGCCTACGTGACCTTCGGCGCCTCCCGGTATGCCGTGGACGAGCTCGTCGAGGCCGCTCGCCAGCAGGTCGCGGCCGGCACGGACTGCCTGAAGATGGTCGTCGGGGGACGGCCGGGTGGTTGGCGCGAGGACGCCGAACGGATCCTGGCGGTCCGCGAGGCGATCGGCCCGGACATCGCGCTGGCCATCGACGCGAACTGCGAGTTCACCCCGCTCGAGGCGTACCGCCTGGCCCGTGCCGTCGACGGCGCCGACCTCGCCTGGTTCGAGGAGCCGCTCACCGACAACGACCCGCGGCTGCTGGCCGACCTGCGCCGCCGGATCCCGGTCCCGATCGCCACCGGTCAGATGGAGGCGGACGTGCACCGGTTGCGCCAGTTCGTCGACGCCGGCGCCGTGGACATCCTGCAGGCCAACGCGGTCTACACCTCCGGCTTCACCGAGGGCCGCAGGGTCGCCGACCTGGCCTCGGCGCACCACCTGCCGCTGGCGAGCGCCGGCGGCTGGTCGCAGGTCAACATGCACCTGATCGGTGGTCTGCGCAACGGTGCGACGGTGGAGATCCACCCCGGGCTGCAGGACATCGGCGACCGGATCTTCCCCGACGCGCCCCAACCCTCCGGTGGCAGCCTCCGGCTGCCGGACGGGCCGGGCCTGGGCATGACGGTGGACCCGGACTACCTGGAGGACACCGCACTGTCCGGTTGA
- a CDS encoding MFS transporter translates to MGVKGPAGQSREPMFPMRTVVLGTFTPSLLFGIAIGVIIPLLPLSAVRLGGDLAVAGLVASLMPLGKVLTDIPAGALAARFGDQLAMLVAALVGVVAFGAMALAPHLFVLGAGALVLGASTAVFNLARHAYLTEITPPDRRARVLSTLGGMHRIGYFIGPFLGAAVVFGTSIRPAYWLAAGCSGLAAVVLVAVREPARRAPADGPAPERSSIPQLLVRYRRLFLTLGVTTFLVGSVRGARQTVLPLWGEHLGLDPEVISIIFGLSGALDMLLFYPAGKVMDSFGRLWIGIPSMLLMALAMAVLPLAGSVPALAVVAAVLGVGNGIGSGIIMTIGADVAPPGERSAFLGVWRLFQDCGDAAGPMVISAGAALGSLAGGIWVTSALGGAAAAALGRWVPRYSEHANRTTRRRAGIPVG, encoded by the coding sequence ATGGGCGTCAAGGGGCCGGCCGGGCAGTCGCGCGAGCCCATGTTCCCGATGCGGACAGTGGTGCTGGGCACCTTCACCCCCTCGTTGCTCTTCGGCATCGCGATCGGCGTGATCATCCCGCTCCTGCCGCTCAGCGCGGTCCGGCTCGGCGGGGACCTGGCGGTCGCCGGGCTGGTGGCCTCCCTGATGCCGTTGGGCAAGGTGCTCACCGACATCCCGGCCGGGGCGCTGGCCGCCCGGTTTGGTGACCAGCTGGCGATGCTCGTGGCGGCGCTGGTCGGGGTGGTCGCCTTCGGCGCGATGGCCCTGGCGCCGCACCTGTTCGTGCTCGGTGCGGGTGCCCTGGTCCTGGGGGCCTCCACCGCGGTGTTCAACCTCGCGCGGCACGCCTACCTGACCGAGATCACGCCGCCGGACCGGCGTGCCCGGGTGCTGTCCACGCTGGGCGGGATGCACCGGATCGGCTACTTCATCGGGCCGTTCCTCGGCGCGGCGGTGGTCTTCGGGACCTCGATCCGACCCGCCTACTGGCTCGCGGCCGGATGCTCCGGGCTGGCGGCCGTCGTGCTCGTGGCTGTCCGGGAACCCGCCCGCCGGGCTCCGGCGGACGGCCCCGCACCCGAGCGCAGCTCGATCCCGCAGTTGCTGGTCCGCTACCGCCGGCTCTTCCTCACCCTGGGGGTGACGACCTTCCTGGTCGGCTCGGTCCGTGGGGCCCGCCAGACCGTGCTGCCCCTGTGGGGCGAGCACCTCGGCCTGGACCCCGAGGTCATCTCCATCATCTTCGGGCTGTCCGGCGCCCTGGACATGCTGCTGTTCTACCCGGCGGGCAAGGTGATGGACAGCTTCGGGCGGTTGTGGATCGGGATCCCCTCGATGCTGCTGATGGCGCTGGCGATGGCGGTGCTGCCGCTGGCGGGATCCGTGCCCGCGCTGGCCGTCGTGGCCGCCGTCCTCGGGGTGGGCAACGGCATCGGCTCCGGCATCATCATGACGATCGGGGCCGACGTCGCGCCGCCCGGCGAGCGCTCGGCCTTCCTCGGGGTATGGCGGCTCTTCCAGGACTGCGGCGACGCCGCGGGGCCGATGGTCATCTCCGCAGGGGCGGCGTTGGGTTCGCTCGCCGGGGGGATCTGGGTCACCAGTGCCCTGGGCGGCGCGGCCGCCGCTGCCCTGGGGCGCTGGGTGCCCCGCTATTCCGAGCACGCGAACCGGACCACCCGGAGGCGGGCCGGCATCCCGGTCGGCTGA
- a CDS encoding AI-2E family transporter: MSSPPAQTTPDPTPSLGPGLLPTGAAFLAVAAVLVLAFDGLRQVSAFAAPIFLALTLVLTVDPLRRWAVGRGVPRWVATVGMLLLMYAVLLAVILGIGIALTQLVTVLPQYQDEFGDLYGQAVDLLARFGIELGNLQDVLRGVEPVSALPFLGQVLGGVGSVSTAILFLALGVAFLTLDLGDAGRRLAFIGQRRPELAEALRGFADRIGRYWAVSTVFGLAQAALDVVLLYVLGVPLPFVWGVLAFLTAYIPNIGFVIGLVPAALLGLLSGGVGTMIGVVVGYMLISFVTQTLIMPKFAGDAVGLNVTTTFVSLIFWSAVIGPLGALLAIPLTLFAKAVLIDSDPRAQWLGSFLASSDLIEDPTGRQARREASAARS, from the coding sequence GTGAGCAGTCCTCCCGCACAGACCACCCCGGACCCGACCCCGTCTCTCGGCCCTGGCCTCCTGCCCACCGGCGCGGCCTTCCTGGCGGTCGCCGCCGTGCTGGTGCTGGCCTTCGACGGGTTGCGTCAGGTGTCCGCGTTCGCCGCGCCGATCTTCCTCGCGCTGACACTGGTGCTGACGGTCGACCCGCTCCGGCGGTGGGCGGTGGGCCGGGGTGTGCCGCGGTGGGTGGCCACGGTGGGGATGCTGCTGCTGATGTATGCCGTGCTGCTGGCGGTGATCCTGGGGATCGGCATCGCGCTGACCCAGCTGGTGACCGTGCTGCCGCAGTACCAGGACGAGTTCGGCGACCTCTACGGCCAGGCGGTCGACCTGCTCGCGCGGTTCGGGATCGAGCTGGGCAACCTGCAGGATGTGCTGCGCGGGGTGGAGCCGGTGAGTGCGCTGCCCTTCCTCGGCCAGGTCCTCGGCGGGGTGGGGTCGGTGAGCACGGCGATCCTGTTCCTGGCCCTCGGCGTGGCCTTCCTGACCCTGGACCTGGGCGACGCCGGGCGCCGGCTGGCGTTCATCGGGCAGCGCCGCCCGGAGCTCGCCGAGGCGCTGCGCGGGTTCGCCGACCGGATCGGGCGCTACTGGGCGGTGAGCACCGTCTTCGGGCTGGCGCAGGCGGCGCTGGACGTCGTGCTGCTCTACGTCCTCGGCGTCCCGCTGCCGTTCGTGTGGGGGGTGCTGGCCTTCCTGACCGCCTACATCCCGAACATCGGGTTCGTCATCGGGCTGGTCCCGGCGGCGCTCCTCGGCCTGTTGTCCGGCGGCGTCGGGACGATGATCGGGGTGGTCGTGGGCTACATGCTGATCAGCTTCGTCACCCAGACCCTGATCATGCCGAAGTTCGCCGGGGACGCGGTCGGGCTGAACGTCACGACCACCTTCGTGTCACTCATCTTCTGGTCCGCGGTGATCGGACCGCTCGGCGCGCTGCTGGCGATCCCGCTGACCCTGTTCGCCAAGGCCGTGCTGATCGACTCCGACCCCCGTGCCCAGTGGCTGGGATCCTTCCTGGCGTCGAGCGACCTGATCGAGGACCCCACGGGTCGGCAGGCCCGCCGGGAGGCGAGCGCGGCGCGGAGCTGA